A genomic stretch from Enterobacter dykesii includes:
- a CDS encoding YfcC family protein: MGKFKFPSAYTILFFLIAVVAALSWVVPAGQYQMAMNETLGKEVPIAGTYAHVAAHPQGLVSVLMAPIAGLYDPVSGQAGAIDVALFILIIGGFLGIVTKTGAIDAGIERVTTRLRGREEWMIPILMALFAAGGTIYGMAEESLPFYTLLVPVMLAARFDPVVAASTVLLGAGIGTLGSTINPFATVIAANAAGIPFTNGIALRVALLVIGWVICVAWVMRYARKVRQDPSLSIVADKQEENRAHFLGDKGEQSLEFTPVRKIILVIFALAFAVMIYGVAVLGWWMAEISAVFLASAIIVGLIARMSEEELTSTFINGARDLLGVALIIGIARGIVVIMDKGMITHTILHSAEGLVSGLSTVAFINVMYWLEVVLSFLVPSSSGLAVLTMPIMAPLADFANVNRDLVVTAYQSASGIVNLLTPTSAVVMGGLAIARVPYVRYLKWVAPLLGILTVVIMVALSLGALL; the protein is encoded by the coding sequence ATGGGCAAGTTTAAGTTTCCCTCCGCTTACACCATTCTCTTTTTCCTGATTGCCGTTGTGGCGGCGCTGAGCTGGGTCGTCCCCGCCGGTCAGTACCAGATGGCGATGAACGAAACCCTCGGTAAAGAAGTCCCGATTGCCGGAACGTACGCGCACGTGGCGGCACATCCGCAGGGGCTGGTTTCCGTCCTGATGGCGCCCATCGCCGGGCTGTACGATCCGGTCTCCGGCCAGGCCGGGGCGATCGACGTCGCGCTGTTTATCCTGATCATCGGCGGTTTTCTCGGGATCGTCACCAAAACCGGGGCGATTGACGCCGGGATCGAGCGCGTTACCACCCGGCTGCGCGGGCGCGAGGAGTGGATGATCCCGATCCTGATGGCGCTGTTTGCCGCGGGCGGCACGATTTACGGCATGGCCGAAGAGTCGCTGCCGTTCTACACCCTGCTGGTGCCGGTGATGCTGGCCGCCCGGTTCGATCCGGTTGTCGCCGCCTCTACCGTGCTGCTCGGGGCGGGGATCGGCACGCTCGGCTCTACCATTAACCCGTTTGCCACGGTGATCGCCGCCAACGCTGCCGGGATCCCTTTCACTAACGGCATCGCCCTGCGCGTGGCGCTGCTGGTCATCGGCTGGGTCATCTGCGTGGCGTGGGTGATGCGCTACGCCCGTAAGGTGCGCCAGGATCCGTCGCTGTCGATCGTCGCAGACAAACAGGAAGAGAACCGCGCCCATTTCCTCGGCGACAAGGGCGAACAGTCGCTGGAATTCACCCCGGTGCGCAAAATCATCCTGGTGATTTTTGCCCTCGCCTTCGCGGTGATGATCTACGGCGTGGCGGTGCTGGGCTGGTGGATGGCGGAGATCTCCGCGGTGTTTCTCGCCAGCGCGATTATCGTCGGCCTGATTGCCCGCATGAGCGAAGAGGAGCTGACGTCGACGTTTATCAACGGCGCGCGAGATTTGCTGGGCGTCGCGCTGATTATCGGCATCGCGCGCGGTATCGTAGTCATCATGGATAAGGGGATGATTACCCACACCATTTTGCACAGCGCGGAAGGGCTGGTCAGCGGGTTGTCCACGGTAGCGTTTATCAACGTGATGTACTGGCTGGAGGTCGTGCTGTCGTTTCTTGTGCCTTCTTCATCCGGCCTGGCCGTTCTGACGATGCCGATCATGGCGCCGCTTGCCGATTTCGCTAACGTCAACCGCGACCTGGTGGTGACGGCTTACCAGTCGGCCTCCGGCATCGTTAACCTCCTCACGCCCACTTCTGCCGTCGTGATGGGCGGGCTGGCTATCGCCCGCGTGCCCTA
- the argF gene encoding ornithine carbamoyltransferase — MTINLKNRNFLKLLDYTPAEIQYLIDLAIELKAAKKAGREKQTLVGKNIALIFEKTSTRTRCAFEVGAFDQGAQVTYLGPSGSQIGHKESMKDTARVLGRMYDGIEYRGYGQAIVEELGEYAGVPVWNGLTDEFHPTQILADLMTMLEHAPGKTLPELSFAYLGDARNNMGNSLMVGAAKMGMDIRLVAPKSFWPEAGLVEQCRAIAKETGARITLTDDVEEGVQGTDFLYTDVWVSMGEPKEAWAERVSLMKPYQINADVMKATGNPNVKFMHCLPAFHNEHTKVGREIEMAYGLKGLEVTEEVFESPNSIVFDEAENRMHTIKAVMVATLGD; from the coding sequence ATGACCATCAACCTGAAAAACCGCAACTTCCTGAAACTGCTGGACTACACCCCGGCGGAGATCCAGTACCTGATCGACCTCGCCATCGAGCTGAAGGCGGCTAAAAAAGCCGGGCGCGAAAAGCAAACCCTGGTCGGGAAAAACATCGCCCTGATTTTTGAAAAAACCTCCACCCGCACCCGCTGCGCCTTTGAAGTGGGCGCGTTCGACCAAGGCGCGCAGGTCACCTACCTCGGCCCAAGCGGCTCGCAGATCGGCCATAAAGAGTCGATGAAGGACACCGCCCGCGTGCTGGGCCGCATGTATGACGGCATCGAATACCGCGGCTACGGCCAGGCCATCGTCGAAGAGCTGGGCGAGTACGCGGGCGTGCCGGTGTGGAACGGCCTGACCGACGAGTTCCACCCCACGCAAATCCTCGCCGACCTGATGACCATGCTGGAGCACGCGCCGGGCAAAACCCTGCCGGAGCTGAGCTTTGCCTATCTCGGCGACGCGCGCAACAACATGGGCAACTCGCTGATGGTCGGCGCGGCCAAGATGGGGATGGATATCCGCCTCGTCGCGCCGAAATCCTTCTGGCCGGAAGCCGGGCTGGTTGAACAGTGCCGCGCCATCGCCAAAGAGACGGGCGCGCGTATCACGCTCACCGACGACGTGGAAGAAGGCGTGCAGGGGACCGATTTCCTCTACACCGACGTGTGGGTCTCCATGGGCGAGCCGAAGGAAGCCTGGGCCGAGCGCGTCAGCCTGATGAAGCCGTATCAGATTAATGCAGACGTCATGAAGGCCACCGGCAACCCGAACGTCAAGTTCATGCACTGCCTGCCGGCGTTCCACAACGAGCACACCAAAGTGGGCCGCGAGATAGAGATGGCGTACGGCCTGAAGGGGCTGGAGGTGACGGAAGAGGTCTTCGAATCACCGAACTCCATCGTTTTCGACGAAGCAGAGAACCGCATGCACACCATTAAAGCGGTCATGGTGGCGACACTCGGCGACTAA
- the arcC gene encoding carbamate kinase, with protein sequence MERKPTLVVALGGNALLKRGEPLEAEIQRQNIEQAARTIAGLTEQWRVVLVHGNGPQVGLLALQNSAYDKVTPYPLDVLGAESQGMIGYMLQQALKNNLPQREVSVLLTQVEVDVADPAFSNPTKYIGPVYSEAQAKALAAEKGWVFKADGSYFRRVVPSPQPKRIVESDAITALIQRDHLVICNGGGGVPVVENANGYRGIEAVIDKDLSAALLARQIEADALLILTDADAVYLDWGKSTQRPLAQVTPELLRGMQFDAGSMGPKVAACREFVEACNGMAGIGALADGAEILAGEKGTLIRN encoded by the coding sequence ATGGAACGAAAACCCACTCTGGTTGTGGCCCTCGGCGGCAACGCGCTGCTCAAGCGCGGCGAGCCACTGGAAGCGGAGATCCAGCGCCAGAACATCGAGCAGGCCGCGCGCACCATCGCCGGATTAACAGAACAGTGGCGTGTGGTGCTGGTGCACGGCAACGGGCCGCAGGTCGGGCTGCTGGCGCTGCAGAACAGCGCCTATGACAAAGTCACGCCCTACCCGCTGGACGTTCTCGGTGCCGAAAGCCAGGGAATGATCGGCTACATGCTCCAGCAGGCGCTGAAAAACAATCTTCCGCAGCGCGAGGTGAGCGTCCTGCTCACGCAGGTAGAAGTGGACGTCGCCGACCCGGCCTTCAGCAACCCCACCAAATACATCGGCCCGGTCTACAGCGAAGCCCAGGCAAAAGCGCTGGCCGCGGAAAAAGGCTGGGTGTTTAAGGCCGACGGCAGCTACTTCCGCCGCGTGGTGCCGTCACCGCAGCCGAAGCGCATCGTCGAGAGCGACGCCATCACGGCGCTGATCCAGCGCGACCACCTGGTGATCTGCAACGGCGGCGGCGGCGTGCCGGTGGTTGAGAATGCCAATGGCTATCGCGGCATTGAGGCGGTGATCGACAAAGACCTCTCCGCCGCCCTGCTGGCGCGCCAGATAGAGGCCGACGCCCTGCTGATCCTGACCGATGCCGACGCGGTGTATCTCGACTGGGGCAAATCGACCCAGCGCCCGCTGGCGCAGGTGACGCCGGAGCTGCTCAGAGGCATGCAGTTCGACGCCGGCTCGATGGGGCCGAAAGTGGCCGCCTGCCGCGAGTTTGTTGAAGCCTGCAACGGCATGGCCGGGATCGGCGCGCTGGCCGACGGCGCGGAGATCCTCGCGGGCGAGAAAGGCACGTTGATTCGTAACTAA
- the arcA gene encoding arginine deiminase, which translates to MEKHYVGSEIGQLRSVMLHRPNLSLKRLTPSNCQELLFDDVLSVERAGEEHDIFANTLREQGVEVLLLTDLLTQTLDIAEAKAWLLDTQISDYRLGPTFAGDVRGWLADMPHRELARRLSGGLTYGEIPAAIKNMVVDTHTANDFIMKPLPNHLFTRDTSCWIYNGVSINPMAKPARQRETNNLRAIYRWHPAFADGDFIKYFGDENINYDHATLEGGDVLVIGRGAVLIGMSERTTPQGVEFLANSLFKHCQAERVIAVELPKHRSCMHLDTVMTHIDVDTFSVYPEVVRKDAQCWTLTPDGRGGLLRTQETDLLHAIEKALGISQVRLITTGGDAFEAEREQWNDANNVLTIRPGVVIGYERNVWTNEKYDKAGITVLPIPGDELGRGRGGARCMSCPLERDGI; encoded by the coding sequence ATGGAAAAGCATTACGTCGGTTCTGAAATTGGTCAATTGCGTAGCGTTATGCTGCACCGCCCAAATTTAAGTCTGAAACGTTTAACGCCATCAAACTGTCAGGAGCTGCTTTTCGATGACGTGCTCTCGGTTGAGCGGGCAGGTGAGGAGCATGACATCTTCGCCAACACGCTACGCGAGCAGGGTGTGGAAGTCCTGCTGTTGACCGACCTTCTGACACAAACCCTTGATATTGCAGAAGCGAAAGCCTGGCTTCTGGATACCCAAATCTCTGACTACCGCCTCGGCCCCACCTTTGCCGGCGACGTGCGCGGCTGGCTGGCGGATATGCCGCACCGCGAACTGGCGCGCAGGTTAAGCGGCGGATTAACCTACGGCGAAATTCCGGCGGCCATTAAAAATATGGTGGTGGATACCCACACGGCGAATGATTTTATTATGAAGCCGCTGCCAAACCATTTATTTACCCGCGATACCTCGTGCTGGATTTATAACGGCGTCTCTATTAACCCAATGGCGAAACCGGCCCGTCAGCGTGAAACCAATAACCTGAGGGCAATATATCGCTGGCACCCGGCGTTTGCCGACGGCGATTTTATTAAGTATTTCGGCGACGAAAATATTAATTACGACCACGCCACCTTAGAAGGCGGTGATGTATTAGTCATTGGCCGCGGCGCGGTACTGATCGGCATGTCCGAGCGCACGACGCCGCAGGGCGTGGAGTTTCTCGCCAACAGCCTGTTTAAGCACTGTCAGGCCGAGCGCGTGATCGCCGTTGAGCTGCCAAAACACCGCTCCTGCATGCACCTCGACACCGTCATGACCCACATCGACGTGGACACTTTCTCCGTCTACCCGGAAGTGGTGCGCAAGGACGCCCAGTGCTGGACGCTCACCCCGGACGGACGCGGCGGCCTGCTTCGCACCCAGGAGACCGACCTGCTGCACGCTATCGAGAAAGCGCTCGGCATTAGCCAGGTGCGCCTGATCACCACCGGCGGCGACGCCTTTGAAGCCGAACGCGAGCAGTGGAACGACGCCAACAACGTGCTGACCATCCGCCCCGGCGTGGTGATTGGCTACGAGCGCAACGTCTGGACCAACGAGAAGTACGACAAAGCAGGCATCACCGTGCTGCCCATTCCTGGCGACGAACTCGGACGCGGGCGCGGCGGCGCGCGCTGCATGAGCTGCCCGCTGGAACGCGACGGAATTTAA
- a CDS encoding YhcH/YjgK/YiaL family protein — MIIGNIHHLQSWLPDALRQAIEHVKAHVTDATPLGKHDINGNSLFYLVSEDMTQPFAERRAEYHARYLDIQIVMKGQEGMTFSTLPHGTPDTDWLADKDIAFLPEGEQEKTVVLSEGDFVVFWPGEVHKPLCAVGAPAQVRKVVVKMLIG; from the coding sequence ATGATTATCGGCAACATCCACCATCTGCAGTCCTGGCTGCCTGACGCGCTGCGTCAGGCCATTGAGCACGTTAAAGCCCACGTCACCGACGCCACGCCGCTCGGGAAACACGACATCAACGGCAACAGCCTGTTTTATCTGGTCTCGGAAGACATGACCCAGCCGTTCGCCGAGCGCCGCGCCGAGTACCACGCGCGCTATCTGGATATTCAGATCGTAATGAAGGGCCAGGAAGGGATGACCTTCAGCACCCTGCCGCACGGCACGCCGGACACCGACTGGCTGGCGGACAAAGACATCGCGTTCCTGCCTGAAGGCGAGCAGGAGAAAACCGTGGTGTTGAGCGAGGGGGATTTTGTGGTGTTCTGGCCGGGTGAAGTGCATAAGCCGCTGTGTGCGGTGGGGGCGCCGGCGCAGGTGCGTAAGGTTGTGGTGAAGATGCTGATCGGCTAA
- the yagE gene encoding 2-keto-3-deoxygluconate aldolase, which translates to MPQSALFTGIIPPVSTIFTADGQLDKPGTAALIDDLIKAGVDGLFFLGSGGEFSQLSAEERKTIARFAIDHVDRRVPVLIGTGGTNARETIELSQHAQQAGADGIVVINPYYWKVSEANLIRYFEQVADSVTLPVMLYNFPALTGQDLTPALVKTLADSRSNIIGIKDTIDSVAHLRSMIHTVKAAHPHFTVLCGYDDHLFNTLLLGGDGAISASGNFAPQVSVNLLKAWRDKDVAKAAEYHQTLLQIPQMYQLDTPFVNVIKEAIVLCGRPISTHVLPPASPLDEPRKAQLKTLLQQLKLC; encoded by the coding sequence ATGCCGCAGTCCGCGTTGTTCACGGGAATCATTCCCCCTGTCTCCACCATCTTTACCGCCGACGGCCAGCTCGATAAGCCGGGCACCGCCGCGCTGATCGACGATCTCATCAAGGCAGGCGTTGACGGCCTGTTCTTCCTGGGCAGCGGCGGCGAGTTCTCCCAGCTTAGCGCCGAAGAGCGCAAAACCATTGCCCGCTTTGCTATCGATCACGTCGATCGTCGCGTGCCGGTCCTGATCGGCACCGGCGGCACCAACGCCCGGGAAACCATTGAACTGAGCCAGCACGCGCAGCAGGCGGGCGCGGACGGTATCGTGGTGATTAACCCCTACTACTGGAAAGTGTCGGAAGCGAACCTGATCCGCTATTTCGAGCAGGTGGCCGACAGCGTCACGCTGCCGGTGATGCTCTATAACTTCCCGGCGTTGACCGGGCAGGACTTGACTCCGGCGCTGGTCAAAACCCTGGCCGACTCGCGCAGCAACATTATCGGCATCAAAGACACCATCGACTCCGTCGCCCACCTGCGCAGCATGATCCATACCGTCAAAGCCGCTCATCCGCACTTCACGGTGCTCTGCGGCTACGACGATCACCTCTTTAATACCCTGCTGCTCGGCGGCGACGGGGCGATCTCGGCGAGCGGGAACTTTGCCCCACAGGTGTCGGTGAATCTTCTGAAAGCCTGGCGGGATAAAGACGTGGCGAAAGCGGCTGAGTATCATCAGACCCTGCTGCAAATACCGCAGATGTATCAGCTGGATACGCCGTTTGTGAACGTCATTAAAGAGGCGATTGTGCTCTGCGGCCGCCCGATTTCCACGCACGTGCTGCCGCCCGCCTCACCGCTGGACGAGCCGCGCAAGGCGCAGCTGAAAACCCTGCTGCAACAGCTCAAGCTCTGCTGA